One segment of Elusimicrobiota bacterium DNA contains the following:
- a CDS encoding TIGR01777 family oxidoreductase encodes MRIVIAGGSGFIGRALIARLEREGHKVLALSRHPAVHPELNALEWDPARPGLWAATLDGADALVNLAGEPIAERRWSEVRKLSLLKSRVDATRALVDACARCAKPPRILLNASAVGVYGDVPEGEVDEERPRGKGFLAEVCACWEEAALRGKSCGMRVVLLRTGAVLGLGGGMLKRMLLPFRLGLGGRLGGGRQWLPWIHLDDEVSAVVHLLFAGASGPCNLCAPEPVRNEEFARALARALRRPCIARAPASLLRLGLGELSSVLLEGQRAVPRRLLASGFRFRHPRLDQALEELLA; translated from the coding sequence ATGCGCATCGTCATCGCCGGCGGCAGCGGCTTCATCGGACGCGCGCTCATCGCCCGCCTCGAGCGCGAGGGCCACAAGGTCCTCGCCCTCTCGCGCCATCCCGCCGTGCACCCCGAACTCAACGCCCTCGAGTGGGACCCGGCCCGGCCGGGGCTCTGGGCGGCGACCCTCGACGGGGCCGACGCGCTCGTGAACCTCGCCGGCGAGCCGATCGCCGAGCGGCGCTGGAGCGAGGTCCGCAAGCTGAGCCTCCTCAAGAGCCGCGTCGACGCGACCCGCGCGCTCGTCGACGCCTGCGCGCGCTGCGCGAAGCCCCCCCGCATCCTCCTCAACGCCTCGGCCGTCGGCGTCTACGGCGACGTCCCCGAGGGCGAGGTCGACGAGGAGCGTCCCCGCGGGAAGGGCTTCCTCGCCGAGGTCTGCGCCTGCTGGGAGGAGGCCGCCCTGCGCGGCAAGTCCTGCGGCATGAGGGTCGTCCTCCTGCGCACCGGCGCCGTGCTCGGCCTCGGCGGCGGCATGCTCAAGCGCATGCTCCTCCCCTTCCGCCTCGGCCTGGGCGGGCGCCTGGGGGGCGGGCGGCAGTGGCTGCCCTGGATCCACCTCGACGACGAAGTCTCGGCGGTCGTGCACCTTCTCTTTGCGGGTGCGAGCGGCCCCTGCAACCTCTGCGCGCCCGAACCCGTGCGCAACGAGGAGTTCGCCCGGGCCCTCGCGCGGGCCCTGCGTCGTCCCTGCATCGCCCGAGCGCCGGCGTCGCTGCTGCGCCTCGGACTCGGCGAGCTCTCCTCCGTCCTGCTCGAGGGCCAGCGCGCCGTGCCCAGGCGCCTGCTCGCGAGCGGCTTCCGTTTCCGTCATCCCCGCCTCGACCAGGCCCTCGAGGAGCTCCTCGCATGA
- the phoU gene encoding phosphate signaling complex protein PhoU: MTTKKRFDDDLGAARARLLEMGAACEEMVHYAVKVLTERDPSRIDEVRRREELVNRLHVEVDERCLQLLALYQPAAGDLRTIAAALKISTDLERIGDQAMNIAETGLFFLEQPRMRLFDIPRMAELAAAMLKDGLDAFTRGDVEKARAVLQRDDEEDALKSRVFNELMQLMQADASTIQRGIDIILVARNLERIADHATNIAEDVIFMVAGKDIRHGAGVGNPDSGLPGGSK; encoded by the coding sequence ATGACCACGAAGAAGCGTTTCGACGACGACCTCGGCGCGGCCCGCGCCCGCCTGCTCGAGATGGGCGCGGCGTGCGAGGAGATGGTGCACTACGCGGTGAAAGTCCTCACCGAGCGCGACCCTTCGCGCATCGACGAGGTCCGCCGGCGCGAGGAGCTCGTCAACCGGCTCCACGTCGAGGTCGACGAGCGCTGCCTCCAGCTCCTCGCGCTCTACCAGCCCGCCGCCGGCGACCTCCGCACCATCGCCGCGGCGCTCAAGATCAGCACCGACCTCGAGCGCATCGGCGACCAGGCCATGAACATCGCCGAGACGGGCCTCTTCTTCCTCGAGCAGCCGCGCATGCGGCTCTTCGACATCCCGCGCATGGCCGAGCTCGCCGCGGCGATGCTCAAGGACGGACTCGACGCTTTCACCCGGGGGGACGTCGAGAAGGCGCGCGCCGTCCTCCAGCGCGACGACGAGGAGGACGCGCTCAAGAGCCGCGTCTTCAACGAGCTCATGCAGCTCATGCAGGCCGACGCCTCCACCATCCAGAGGGGCATCGACATCATCCTCGTCGCCCGCAACCTCGAGCGGATCGCCGACCACGCGACCAACATCGCGGAGGACGTCATCTTCATGGTCGCGGGCAAGGACATCCGCCATGGGGCCGGGGTCGGGAATCCCGACTCCGGGCTCCCCGGGGGATCGAAGTAG
- the pstB gene encoding phosphate ABC transporter ATP-binding protein PstB encodes MTATIQAPPPALDPSAPNAEDRRVVLETRGLRAGYGAAEILKGVDLPVRERLVTAVIGPSGCGKSTLIRCLNRLHESAPGGWCEGGLLLDGEDLMALDPVLLRRRIGMVFQRPNPFPSMSIRENVAAGLTLNGVRVRRVVDERVERALSDAALFDEVKDRLDEPALGLSGGQQQRLCIARALAVEPEVLLLDEPCSALDPIATARIEELLFELKKRLTIVTVTHNMQQAARVSDHTAFLLMGELVESGPTQQVFTRPKDKRTEDYITGRFG; translated from the coding sequence ATGACCGCGACCATTCAAGCCCCGCCGCCCGCCCTCGACCCGTCGGCTCCGAACGCCGAGGACCGCCGGGTCGTCCTCGAGACGCGGGGGCTTCGCGCCGGCTACGGCGCCGCCGAGATCCTCAAGGGGGTGGACCTCCCCGTCCGCGAGCGCCTCGTCACCGCCGTCATCGGTCCCTCGGGCTGCGGCAAGTCCACGCTCATCCGCTGCCTCAACCGTCTCCATGAAAGCGCCCCGGGCGGCTGGTGCGAGGGCGGTCTCCTCCTCGACGGAGAGGACCTCATGGCGCTGGACCCCGTGCTCCTGCGCCGGCGCATCGGCATGGTGTTCCAGCGCCCCAACCCCTTCCCGAGCATGTCCATCCGCGAGAACGTGGCCGCAGGCCTCACGCTCAACGGCGTCCGGGTCCGCCGCGTCGTCGACGAGCGCGTCGAGCGCGCGCTGAGCGACGCGGCCCTCTTCGACGAGGTCAAGGACCGCCTCGACGAGCCCGCGCTCGGCCTCTCCGGCGGGCAGCAGCAGCGCCTCTGCATCGCGCGGGCCCTCGCCGTCGAGCCGGAGGTCCTCCTGCTCGACGAGCCCTGCTCCGCCCTCGACCCCATCGCCACCGCCCGCATCGAGGAGCTCCTCTTCGAGCTCAAGAAGCGCCTCACCATCGTGACCGTCACCCACAACATGCAGCAGGCCGCGCGAGTCTCGGACCACACGGCGTTCCTGCTGATGGGCGAGCTCGTCGAATCCGGCCCGACCCAGCAGGTCTTCACCCGCCCGAAGGACAAGCGCACCGAGGACTACATCACCGGCCGGTTCGGCTGA
- the pstA gene encoding phosphate ABC transporter permease PstA, with protein MRFPDYARRRRTDRLATAVAAACALVSVSLLFAILGYIAFKGASAVGWDFLTKLPKPVGETGGGIANSIVGTAKIVGLASLLGIPVGVLGGVYLGEYASTRTAALVRFAADILNGVPSIVMGIFAYALVVLPLRHFSGMAGSVALAVILVPIVLRNTEEFMRLVPRSVREGALALGIPRWKTVLRVALPTAAPGVLTGVLLGLSRIAGETAPLIFTAFGNRFWDQGMLHPMAALPLTIYTYAISPYEDWHRQAWAGAFILLLFVLTTNALARLLTRRPAGGHS; from the coding sequence GTGAGATTCCCCGACTACGCGCGCCGCCGCCGGACGGACCGCCTCGCGACCGCCGTCGCCGCCGCCTGCGCGCTCGTCTCCGTCTCGCTGCTCTTCGCCATCCTCGGCTACATCGCCTTCAAGGGCGCCTCCGCGGTGGGCTGGGACTTCCTCACGAAGCTGCCGAAGCCGGTCGGCGAGACCGGCGGAGGCATCGCCAATTCCATCGTAGGGACGGCGAAGATCGTCGGTCTGGCCTCGCTCCTCGGCATCCCCGTCGGCGTGCTCGGCGGCGTCTACCTCGGGGAGTACGCCTCGACCCGCACGGCGGCCCTCGTCCGCTTCGCCGCCGACATCCTCAACGGCGTCCCGTCCATCGTGATGGGCATCTTCGCCTACGCCCTGGTCGTGCTCCCGCTCAGGCATTTCAGCGGCATGGCCGGCAGCGTCGCGCTCGCGGTCATCCTCGTTCCCATCGTCCTGCGCAACACCGAGGAGTTCATGCGCCTGGTGCCCCGCAGCGTCCGGGAGGGGGCGCTCGCCCTGGGCATCCCGCGCTGGAAGACCGTGCTGCGCGTGGCCCTGCCTACGGCCGCGCCCGGCGTGCTCACGGGCGTCCTCCTCGGCCTCTCCCGCATCGCGGGCGAGACCGCGCCGCTCATCTTCACGGCCTTCGGGAACCGCTTCTGGGACCAGGGGATGCTCCACCCCATGGCCGCCCTGCCGCTGACCATCTACACCTACGCCATCTCGCCCTACGAGGATTGGCACCGCCAGGCCTGGGCGGGCGCCTTCATCCTCCTCCTGTTCGTGCTGACGACCAACGCGCTGGCCCGGCTGCTGACGAGGCGCCCCGCCGGAGGACACTCATGA
- the pstC gene encoding phosphate ABC transporter permease subunit PstC, which produces MTVLLAQAPARGIVSKAAGPRERAGDRVFQAVLCAAALSVVALASALGFQLAAGSRLLWRTTGPAFLWGTTWDPVAEVFGALPFIFGTLVTSALALLIAVPLGVGAAVFLAEMAPRRAAAVCSFLIELLAAVPSVIIGLMGIFVLVPAVRAVEPFLISALGWTPFFSGAPYGVGVLSAGLVLAAMILPYITSITREVLLSVPQSLKEGALALGATRWESVRTVSLPYARSAVLGAVFLALGRALGETMAVTMVIGNTPKISASLLDPGYSMAAVIANEFAEATSDAYVHALIGVGLVLFVLTLVINGAARWMIHRLGTPGKGAPR; this is translated from the coding sequence GTGACCGTCCTCCTCGCGCAAGCCCCCGCGCGAGGAATCGTGAGCAAGGCCGCCGGCCCGCGCGAGCGGGCCGGCGACCGCGTCTTTCAAGCCGTGCTCTGCGCGGCCGCCCTGAGCGTCGTCGCGCTCGCGTCCGCCCTCGGCTTCCAGCTCGCGGCCGGCTCCCGCCTGCTCTGGAGGACGACGGGGCCCGCCTTCCTGTGGGGGACGACATGGGACCCGGTCGCCGAGGTCTTCGGCGCGCTCCCGTTCATCTTCGGGACCCTCGTCACCTCCGCGCTGGCCCTCCTCATCGCCGTGCCGCTGGGCGTCGGCGCGGCGGTCTTCCTCGCCGAGATGGCGCCGCGCCGGGCCGCCGCGGTCTGCAGCTTCCTCATCGAGCTCCTCGCCGCCGTCCCCAGCGTCATCATCGGCCTCATGGGGATCTTCGTGCTGGTCCCGGCGGTGCGCGCCGTCGAGCCCTTCCTCATCTCCGCGCTGGGCTGGACCCCCTTCTTCTCCGGCGCCCCCTACGGCGTGGGGGTGCTGAGCGCCGGGCTCGTCCTCGCGGCGATGATCCTGCCGTACATCACGAGCATCACCCGCGAGGTGCTCCTGAGCGTCCCGCAGTCCCTCAAGGAGGGCGCGCTCGCGCTCGGCGCCACGCGCTGGGAGAGCGTCCGCACGGTCTCCCTGCCCTACGCGCGCTCGGCGGTGCTCGGAGCGGTCTTCCTCGCCCTCGGCCGCGCCCTCGGAGAGACCATGGCCGTGACCATGGTCATCGGCAACACCCCCAAGATCTCGGCCTCGCTCCTCGACCCCGGCTACAGCATGGCCGCCGTCATCGCCAACGAGTTCGCCGAGGCGACCTCCGACGCCTACGTCCACGCCCTCATCGGCGTCGGCCTCGTCCTCTTCGTCCTGACCCTCGTCATCAACGGCGCCGCCCGCTGGATGATCCACCGCCTGGGAACGCCGGGGAAAGGAGCGCCGCGGTGA
- the pstS gene encoding phosphate ABC transporter substrate-binding protein PstS, with translation MKNLLSPLKAAACLLLAASSAAAAEVTTLNGAGASFPYPIYSKWFDDYRTVRPDLQINYQSIGSGGGIRQITARTVDFGATDGPMTDKQLFAVDGKLLHLPTVLGAVVPVFNVKGVAALNLSGEVLADVFLGKIRMWNDKAVADLNPGVELPSAPITVIHRSDGSGTTFCFVDYLSKVSPEWLKKVGRGTSVNWPAGLGGKGNEGVASMVKGTPGAIGYVELIYAKQNGIAYAAVRNKAGKFTLADIDSVTAAAASSAKSVPADFRVSITDAPGEKAYPVSTYTWLLVYQKNPAPRGEILKGFLRWMLKDGQKSASSLGYAPLPSEVAVKVAAAVETVR, from the coding sequence ATGAAGAACCTTCTCAGTCCTCTCAAAGCCGCGGCGTGCCTCCTGCTCGCCGCATCCTCCGCGGCAGCGGCGGAGGTGACCACCCTCAACGGAGCCGGGGCCTCCTTCCCCTACCCCATCTACTCCAAGTGGTTCGACGACTACCGCACGGTGCGCCCGGACCTGCAGATCAACTACCAGTCCATCGGCTCGGGAGGAGGGATCCGCCAGATCACCGCCCGCACCGTGGACTTCGGCGCCACCGACGGGCCGATGACGGACAAGCAGCTCTTCGCGGTGGACGGGAAGCTCCTCCACCTGCCCACGGTACTCGGGGCCGTCGTCCCCGTCTTCAACGTCAAGGGCGTCGCCGCCCTCAACCTGAGCGGAGAGGTCCTCGCGGACGTCTTCCTCGGGAAGATCCGCATGTGGAACGACAAGGCCGTCGCCGACCTCAACCCCGGCGTCGAGCTGCCCTCGGCGCCCATCACCGTCATCCACCGTTCCGACGGCTCCGGCACGACCTTCTGCTTCGTCGACTACCTGAGCAAGGTCAGCCCCGAGTGGCTCAAGAAGGTCGGGCGCGGCACCTCGGTGAACTGGCCCGCCGGCCTGGGAGGGAAGGGCAACGAGGGCGTCGCGAGCATGGTGAAGGGGACGCCCGGCGCCATCGGCTACGTCGAGCTCATCTACGCCAAGCAGAACGGCATCGCCTACGCGGCCGTACGCAACAAAGCCGGCAAGTTCACGCTCGCGGACATCGACTCCGTCACCGCGGCGGCGGCCTCCTCCGCGAAGTCCGTCCCCGCGGACTTCCGCGTCTCCATCACCGACGCGCCCGGCGAGAAGGCCTACCCCGTCTCGACCTACACCTGGCTGCTCGTCTATCAGAAGAATCCGGCACCGCGCGGAGAGATCCTCAAGGGCTTCCTGCGCTGGATGCTCAAGGACGGGCAGAAGAGCGCGTCGTCCCTAGGCTACGCGCCCCTGCCCTCCGAAGTCGCCGTCAAGGTCGCCGCGGCGGTGGAGACCGTGCGGTGA
- a CDS encoding putative porin — translation MKNAVAAALLALGLALPAGAQEVKLSNYLESVKFGGDFRLRAENFRRQTPTKLDRNRQRYRLRLGAEVQFPDQLLGVFRFASGTGEQVSTNQTFSSLGTQKGIYIDQAYLAWRPRVGDNGSVYLQSGRMQNALWQTYTSDILWDTDLNPEGFGEGGELLLSEAGLTLFANAQQLAAAESSNSTARPWCFSQQLGLETRLPLESRLRMAAAYHGWTNIDAFAFGQGVTQDGNRRYSTNIPKNRFGVAEMTAEVRSWLGSLPLSLQGTYINNLRARSDLGSAENFGWQAGAILGKASAAKTWEAAAFYKFVRTDATVADASDSDFGNGGTNRKGAILWLACSPRDWMQVKAKYFITRLLAPNQGQTDDSINRAQLDFQVKF, via the coding sequence ATGAAGAACGCCGTCGCCGCCGCCCTGCTCGCCCTCGGGCTCGCGCTCCCCGCCGGAGCGCAGGAAGTGAAGCTCTCGAACTATCTCGAGAGCGTGAAGTTCGGAGGGGACTTCCGCCTTCGTGCGGAGAACTTCCGACGGCAGACCCCGACCAAGCTCGACCGCAACCGCCAGCGCTACCGCCTGCGCCTGGGCGCGGAGGTCCAGTTCCCGGACCAGCTCCTCGGCGTCTTCCGCTTCGCCTCGGGCACCGGCGAGCAGGTCTCGACGAACCAGACCTTCTCGAGCCTCGGCACCCAGAAGGGCATCTACATCGACCAGGCCTACCTCGCCTGGCGTCCGAGGGTCGGAGACAACGGGAGCGTCTACCTCCAGTCGGGGCGCATGCAGAACGCCCTCTGGCAGACCTACACCTCGGACATCCTCTGGGACACCGACCTGAATCCCGAGGGATTCGGCGAGGGCGGAGAACTCCTCCTTTCGGAGGCGGGCTTGACCCTCTTCGCCAACGCCCAGCAGCTGGCCGCGGCCGAATCCTCGAACAGCACGGCGCGCCCGTGGTGCTTCAGCCAGCAGCTCGGGCTGGAGACGCGTCTGCCGCTCGAGTCCCGCCTGCGCATGGCCGCCGCTTATCACGGCTGGACGAACATCGACGCGTTCGCCTTCGGCCAGGGCGTGACCCAGGACGGCAACCGCCGGTATTCCACGAACATCCCGAAGAACCGCTTCGGAGTGGCCGAGATGACGGCGGAAGTCCGCTCCTGGCTCGGGAGCCTGCCGCTCTCCCTGCAGGGGACCTACATCAACAACCTGCGAGCCCGCAGCGACCTCGGCTCGGCCGAGAACTTCGGCTGGCAGGCGGGCGCGATCCTGGGCAAGGCCTCCGCCGCGAAGACCTGGGAGGCCGCCGCCTTCTATAAGTTCGTGCGCACCGACGCGACGGTCGCCGACGCCTCCGACTCCGACTTCGGCAACGGCGGCACCAACCGCAAGGGCGCCATCCTGTGGCTCGCCTGCAGCCCGCGCGACTGGATGCAGGTGAAGGCCAAGTACTTCATCACCCGCCTGCTGGCCCCCAACCAGGGCCAGACCGACGACTCCATCAACCGCGCCCAGCTGGACTTCCAGGTGAAGTTCTAG
- a CDS encoding patatin-like phospholipase family protein, whose product MAETSPRRAHGPSLEQAPLGSRPTALILSGGAALGSWQGGVLHELCARRGWSLHSVLGTSAGSVNAAAYYQDGLEALREAWRDVPRRSFLRPRPRLFPPSLFAQAPVRAFLARFIDEERARARGRCWLYVVSADIRDGGLFQASFSPAAGGGRWDGPLVDCVLGSVAVPYLFPPVELAAGAAGPRARLLVDGHLLSFADLRPLASRGARDFVFVTVVGRHAPRVPRLSPRGFTSALVGELLRAQVHNALAALDGPGEEHGLRFFELDPLEPLKMGVFAFDREECRRSFDQGTRDAQEFLSRPADFRIE is encoded by the coding sequence ATGGCGGAAACCTCCCCCCGGCGAGCGCACGGCCCTTCCCTCGAGCAGGCTCCGCTCGGCTCGCGCCCGACCGCGCTGATCCTCTCGGGAGGGGCGGCGCTGGGGAGCTGGCAGGGCGGCGTGCTCCACGAGCTCTGCGCGCGGCGCGGCTGGTCGCTCCACTCCGTCCTCGGCACCAGCGCGGGAAGCGTCAACGCCGCCGCCTACTATCAGGACGGGCTGGAGGCTCTGCGGGAGGCCTGGCGCGATGTCCCGCGGCGCTCCTTCCTGCGCCCGCGTCCGCGCCTCTTCCCGCCCAGCCTCTTCGCGCAGGCCCCCGTGCGCGCGTTCCTCGCGCGGTTCATCGACGAGGAACGCGCTCGCGCCCGTGGCCGCTGCTGGCTCTATGTCGTGAGCGCGGACATCCGCGACGGCGGGCTCTTCCAGGCCTCGTTCTCCCCGGCCGCGGGAGGAGGCCGCTGGGACGGGCCGCTCGTCGACTGCGTGCTCGGCTCGGTCGCCGTCCCCTACCTGTTCCCGCCGGTCGAGCTCGCCGCAGGGGCGGCCGGCCCGCGGGCGCGGCTGCTCGTCGACGGGCATCTGCTCTCGTTCGCGGACCTGCGGCCGCTGGCGTCGCGCGGCGCTCGCGACTTCGTGTTCGTCACCGTCGTCGGCCGCCATGCGCCCCGCGTCCCGCGGCTCTCGCCGCGCGGCTTCACCTCCGCGCTCGTCGGAGAGCTCCTGCGCGCGCAGGTGCACAACGCGCTCGCGGCGCTCGACGGACCGGGAGAGGAGCACGGCCTGCGCTTCTTCGAGCTCGATCCCCTCGAGCCGCTGAAGATGGGGGTGTTCGCGTTCGACCGCGAGGAGTGCCGCCGCTCCTTCGACCAGGGGACGCGCGACGCGCAGGAGTTCCTCTCGCGGCCCGCGGATTTCCGGATCGAGTGA
- a CDS encoding ATP-binding protein, protein MSSRARIRLIILAVAALSAALTGFAGWRSARVHLVEELAEGLLERTRLLARELPAERSGTAALAAWVSRSAPIADARISLIAPDGRLLADSSLKPDGLARAENHADRPEFVAARRGGKGTALRHSHSTGMDFLYAAAPVSERPDAPVLRLAMPLGRVDEALSRMRRTVVYYAFIALLFALFFAAFAAALLHRPVELLAEAADRMAAGIGLPSQRGKDELDRLAEVLHELALKSSGALQALGEEKSRLQATLAHMAEGVAVVDAEGRLREVNPAMEALFGLEAARARGVPLIEVLRHGELKTLLDRAAAGTAPVSGELTVFTPEERVFEAHATPILENGRPHGTVLVLHDITRLRRLEEMRRDFVANVSHELRTPLASIKGFAETLRRGALEDAEHRLEFVGTIETQADRLTRLVDDLLELASVESGRRPLRLERVELGTFARDVAASLAPLAEKRRVRVEVAADAGLAVKADPSALRLLLQNLLDNAIKYNREGGEVRVSASREGASVDLCVSDTGLGIPAADLPRVFERFYRVDKARSRELGGTGLGLAIVKHLAEAHGGRVRAESVEGSGSSFHAVLPAA, encoded by the coding sequence ATGAGTTCCCGCGCCCGCATCCGGCTCATCATCCTCGCCGTGGCCGCCCTCTCGGCGGCTCTCACCGGCTTCGCCGGCTGGCGTTCGGCGCGCGTCCATCTCGTCGAGGAGCTCGCCGAAGGGCTCCTCGAGCGCACCCGCCTCCTCGCCCGCGAACTTCCCGCGGAGCGCTCAGGGACGGCCGCCCTCGCCGCGTGGGTCTCCAGGTCCGCTCCCATCGCGGACGCCCGCATCAGCCTCATCGCCCCCGACGGACGACTGCTCGCCGACTCGAGCCTGAAGCCCGACGGCCTCGCCCGCGCGGAGAACCACGCCGACCGGCCGGAGTTCGTCGCGGCCCGCCGCGGGGGAAAGGGGACGGCGCTGCGCCACAGCCATTCGACCGGCATGGACTTCCTCTATGCCGCCGCGCCGGTCTCGGAGCGGCCCGACGCGCCGGTCCTGCGCCTGGCCATGCCGCTCGGCCGAGTGGACGAGGCCCTCTCCCGCATGCGGCGCACCGTCGTCTACTACGCCTTCATCGCCCTGCTCTTCGCGCTCTTCTTCGCCGCCTTCGCCGCGGCGCTGCTCCATCGCCCGGTCGAGCTCCTCGCCGAGGCCGCGGACCGCATGGCCGCGGGCATCGGCCTCCCCTCTCAGCGCGGGAAGGACGAGCTCGACCGCCTCGCGGAGGTCCTCCACGAGCTCGCCCTGAAGTCTTCGGGCGCGCTTCAGGCGCTCGGCGAGGAGAAGTCCCGCCTGCAGGCCACGCTCGCCCACATGGCCGAGGGCGTGGCCGTCGTCGACGCCGAAGGGCGCCTGCGCGAGGTCAACCCCGCGATGGAGGCCCTCTTCGGGCTCGAGGCGGCGCGCGCGCGCGGCGTGCCGCTCATCGAGGTCCTGCGCCATGGAGAGCTCAAGACCCTGCTCGACCGCGCCGCCGCAGGGACGGCCCCCGTCTCCGGCGAGCTCACGGTCTTCACGCCCGAGGAGCGCGTCTTCGAGGCGCACGCGACGCCGATCCTGGAGAACGGCCGCCCGCACGGGACGGTGCTCGTGCTCCACGACATCACGCGTCTGCGCCGCCTCGAGGAGATGCGTCGGGACTTCGTCGCCAACGTCTCGCACGAGCTGCGCACTCCGCTGGCCTCGATCAAGGGCTTCGCGGAGACCCTGCGCCGCGGCGCGCTCGAGGACGCGGAGCACCGCCTGGAGTTCGTCGGGACCATCGAGACGCAGGCCGACCGACTGACCCGGCTCGTCGACGACCTCCTCGAGCTGGCCTCCGTGGAGTCCGGCCGCCGCCCTCTGCGTCTGGAGCGCGTCGAGCTCGGGACCTTCGCCCGCGACGTCGCCGCCTCGCTCGCGCCCCTGGCGGAGAAGCGGCGCGTCCGCGTCGAAGTCGCCGCCGACGCCGGCCTCGCGGTCAAGGCCGACCCCTCCGCGCTGCGCCTGCTCCTGCAGAACCTGCTCGACAACGCCATCAAGTACAACCGCGAGGGGGGAGAGGTCCGCGTGAGCGCCTCGCGGGAGGGCGCGAGCGTCGACCTCTGCGTGAGCGATACGGGCCTCGGCATCCCCGCCGCGGACCTTCCGCGCGTCTTCGAGCGCTTCTACCGCGTCGACAAGGCGCGCTCGCGCGAGCTCGGCGGCACCGGGCTCGGTCTCGCCATCGTCAAGCACCTCGCCGAAGCGCACGGCGGCCGCGTCCGGGCCGAGAGCGTCGAAGGCTCGGGCTCGTCCTTCCACGCCGTCCTGCCGGCAGCCTGA
- a CDS encoding response regulator transcription factor, which translates to MANAKILVVEDEKDIVRLLRYNLEKEGYRVVACHDGESALESFRKERPDLVVLDLMLPKLDGIEVCKRLRQGSRVPILMLTAKKSEADRIVGLKIGADDYVTKPFSVGELVARVSALLRRAAPAPAAGRRAGALDMDFERHELRVDGEPVSVTPKEFEFLKLLVEADGKVLTRDDLLERIWGYDRSMDIDTRTVDQHIARLRRKLGAEGERILTVTNVGYRFRA; encoded by the coding sequence ATGGCCAACGCCAAGATCCTGGTCGTCGAGGACGAGAAGGACATCGTCCGGCTCCTGCGCTACAACCTGGAGAAGGAAGGCTACCGCGTCGTCGCCTGCCACGATGGGGAGTCCGCGCTCGAGTCCTTCCGCAAGGAGCGTCCGGACCTCGTCGTCCTCGACCTCATGCTCCCCAAGCTCGACGGCATCGAGGTCTGCAAGCGCCTGCGCCAGGGCTCCCGGGTCCCCATCCTCATGCTCACGGCCAAGAAGAGCGAAGCCGACCGCATCGTCGGCCTCAAGATCGGCGCCGACGACTACGTCACGAAGCCCTTCTCGGTCGGGGAGCTCGTCGCGCGGGTCTCGGCGCTGCTGCGCCGCGCCGCCCCCGCCCCCGCGGCCGGACGCCGCGCGGGCGCGCTCGATATGGACTTCGAGCGCCACGAGCTCCGCGTCGACGGCGAGCCGGTCTCCGTGACCCCGAAGGAGTTCGAGTTCCTCAAGCTCCTCGTCGAGGCCGACGGGAAGGTGCTCACCCGCGACGACCTCCTCGAACGCATCTGGGGCTACGACCGCTCCATGGACATCGACACGCGCACCGTCGACCAGCACATCGCCCGCCTGCGCCGGAAGCTCGGAGCCGAGGGGGAGCGCATCCTCACGGTCACCAACGTCGGGTACCGCTTCCGCGCATGA